The following proteins are encoded in a genomic region of Bosea beijingensis:
- a CDS encoding response regulator transcription factor, with product MRLLIVEDDAEAAAYLTKAFREVGHVADHAADGLEGYAMAEGGGYDVLVIDRMLPRLDGLSLIRSLREQKDDTPALILSALAQVDDRVKGLRAGGDDYLPKPYAFSELLARVEVLARRRGAPASEPTTYRVGELVLDRLAHRVTREGQEIVLQPREFRLLEYLMKHAGQVVTRTMLLENVWDYHFDPQTNVIDVHVSRLRAKVDKGFEPPMIHTIRGAGYMVRDSR from the coding sequence ATGCGACTCCTGATCGTCGAAGATGATGCCGAGGCTGCGGCCTATCTGACCAAGGCGTTCCGCGAGGTCGGCCATGTCGCCGACCATGCCGCGGACGGGCTGGAAGGCTATGCCATGGCCGAAGGCGGCGGCTATGACGTGCTGGTCATCGACCGCATGCTGCCACGCCTTGACGGGCTCTCGTTGATCCGGTCGCTGCGCGAGCAGAAGGACGACACGCCGGCCTTGATCCTCTCTGCGCTCGCCCAGGTCGACGACCGGGTGAAGGGCCTGCGCGCCGGCGGCGACGACTACCTGCCCAAGCCCTATGCCTTCTCGGAACTGCTCGCCCGCGTCGAGGTGCTGGCCCGCCGGCGCGGCGCACCCGCCTCCGAGCCGACCACCTATCGCGTCGGCGAGTTGGTGCTCGACCGGCTGGCGCATCGCGTCACCCGCGAGGGGCAGGAGATCGTGCTGCAGCCGCGCGAGTTCCGCCTGCTCGAATACCTCATGAAGCATGCCGGCCAGGTCGTGACGCGCACCATGCTGCTGGAGAACGTCTGGGACTATCATTTCGACCCTCAGACCAATGTCATCGACGTGCATGTCAGCCGCCTGCGCGCCAAGGTCGACAAGGGCTTCGAGCCGCCGATGATTCACACCATCCGCGGCGCGGGATACATGGTCCGTGACAGCCGCTGA
- a CDS encoding Do family serine endopeptidase: protein MTTQTENRKSILKRGALLAGTAILGIGLAAGIADSALMQNHNAIAQPIQLSGAQTALPSFADLVEKVKPAVVSVRVKAQVASAGDESLDDIPPQLRRFFRERGEGAMPNRPQPRQSMSQGSGFFVSQDGYVVTNNHVVENAVEVQLVTDTGKTLEAKVVGTDPRTDLALLKVKDSGSYPYVELADAKARIGDWVLAIGNPFGLGGTVTAGIVSAQGRDIGSGPYDDFIQIDAPINRGNSGGPTFNQNGEVVGVNTAIYSPSGGNVGIAFAIPASTVKQVVESLKKDGTVARGFIGVQIQPVTTEMADAIGLKDAKGALVAEAQGNGPAAKAGIRRGDTITAVNGEAIKDARELSRKIATFAPGTKATITIYREGKSRDVTFEVGRQPAA from the coding sequence ATGACGACACAGACCGAAAACCGCAAGTCCATCCTGAAGCGCGGTGCCCTTCTCGCCGGCACCGCCATCCTCGGCATCGGCCTCGCCGCCGGCATCGCCGACAGCGCCCTGATGCAGAACCACAATGCCATCGCGCAGCCGATCCAGCTCTCCGGCGCACAGACGGCGCTGCCCTCCTTTGCCGACCTTGTCGAGAAGGTGAAGCCGGCCGTCGTCTCCGTCCGCGTTAAGGCACAGGTCGCCTCCGCCGGCGACGAGAGCCTCGACGACATTCCCCCGCAGCTCCGCCGCTTCTTCCGGGAGCGCGGCGAGGGTGCCATGCCGAACCGGCCGCAGCCGCGCCAGAGCATGTCCCAGGGCTCCGGCTTCTTCGTCAGCCAGGACGGCTATGTCGTGACCAACAATCACGTCGTCGAGAACGCGGTCGAGGTCCAGCTCGTCACCGATACCGGCAAGACGCTCGAAGCCAAGGTCGTCGGCACCGATCCGCGTACCGATCTCGCCCTGCTCAAGGTCAAGGACAGCGGCAGTTATCCGTATGTCGAGCTCGCCGATGCCAAGGCGCGGATCGGCGATTGGGTGCTGGCGATCGGCAACCCCTTCGGCCTCGGCGGAACGGTCACGGCGGGCATCGTCTCGGCCCAGGGCCGCGACATCGGCTCCGGTCCCTATGACGACTTCATCCAGATCGATGCGCCGATCAACCGCGGCAATTCGGGCGGCCCGACCTTCAACCAGAATGGCGAGGTCGTCGGCGTCAACACGGCGATCTACTCGCCCTCCGGCGGCAATGTCGGCATCGCCTTCGCGATTCCCGCCTCCACCGTCAAGCAGGTGGTCGAGTCGCTCAAGAAGGACGGCACGGTGGCGCGCGGCTTCATCGGCGTGCAGATTCAGCCGGTCACGACCGAGATGGCTGATGCCATCGGCCTGAAGGATGCCAAGGGCGCGCTCGTCGCCGAGGCGCAGGGCAATGGCCCGGCCGCGAAGGCCGGCATCCGCCGCGGTGACACCATCACCGCAGTCAATGGCGAGGCGATCAAGGACGCCCGCGAGCTCTCGCGCAAGATCGCGACCTTCGCTCCGGGCACCAAGGCCACGATCACCATCTACCGCGAAGGCAAGTCGCGTGATGTGACCTTCGAGGTCGGCCGCCAGCCGGCGGCCTGA
- a CDS encoding cytochrome c-type biogenesis protein has translation MWRIALFLGLMLLAAAPGAWAVQPDEILPNAALEQRARAISGGLRCLVCQNQSIDDSDAPLARDLRILVRERLVAGDDDKAVVDFVVARYGDFVLLRPPFNAHTLLLWGAPFVILLFALAFVWRRARLRVAEVGASSALSIEEQARLAALVGPDDKSSG, from the coding sequence ATGTGGCGGATCGCTCTCTTCCTCGGCCTGATGCTGCTGGCGGCTGCGCCTGGCGCGTGGGCCGTACAGCCCGACGAGATCCTGCCCAACGCGGCGCTGGAGCAGCGGGCGCGCGCGATCTCCGGCGGGCTGCGCTGCCTCGTTTGCCAGAATCAGTCGATCGACGATTCCGACGCGCCGCTCGCCCGTGACCTGCGCATTCTCGTCCGCGAACGCCTCGTTGCCGGCGATGACGACAAGGCCGTGGTCGATTTCGTCGTCGCCCGCTATGGCGATTTCGTGCTGCTGCGCCCGCCCTTCAACGCGCATACGCTGCTGCTCTGGGGCGCGCCGTTCGTCATCCTGCTCTTCGCGTTGGCTTTCGTCTGGCGGCGTGCGCGGCTGAGAGTGGCCGAGGTGGGCGCTTCAAGCGCGCTATCGATCGAGGAACAGGCGCGGCTCGCGGCGCTGGTCGGACCGGACGATAAGTCTAGCGGCTGA
- a CDS encoding heme lyase CcmF/NrfE family subunit, whose translation MIVEIGHYALALAFGVSVIQALVPLWGVFRQDRTLASVGSSAALVSFALVALSFAALVTSYVRSDFSVGNVVANSHSTQPLIYKFTSVWGNHEGSLLLWVLILTLFGALVALSRRSLPPRLRAGALAVQGLVAAAFLAFTLLTSNPFERLSPVPADGQDLNPILQDLGLAIHPPLLYVGYVGFSITYAFAVAALIDGRIDAMWARAVRPWTLLAWTFLTLGIAMGSYWAYYELGWGGWWFWDPVENASFMPWLAGTALVHSTVVMEKRDALKVWTILLAILTFSLSLLGAFIVRSGVLTSVHSFAADPSRGLFILLILIFFVGGSLALFAWRAPLLRQGGLFAPVSRESALVVNNVFLATACATVFVGTLYPLLLEVVTGDKISVGPPFYNATFVPVMVPLLLLLPIGQSLAWKRGDLLGAAQRNAFAFGLAVLAALALLSFTRGGPVLAPLGVGLGVFLVLGAGFEIAERIVTRASGWRAMLSRARGLPRSAWGSALAHAGIGLSIIGIAAQAWSTEAITVLKPGERLTSGRYTITLEAMSPRTGPNFRAEVARFQVFSGDRELAPVEASKRVYTARSMPTTEAGIRTDGLSQAYISLGEAQDGGVAVRLYDKPLILLIWIGSLVMALGGGLSLTDRRFRLAAPKRAAPAAAFQPAE comes from the coding sequence ATGATCGTCGAAATCGGCCATTACGCACTGGCGCTTGCGTTCGGCGTCTCCGTGATCCAGGCGTTGGTGCCGCTCTGGGGCGTGTTCCGGCAAGACCGGACGCTGGCTTCGGTCGGCAGCAGCGCGGCGCTGGTCTCCTTCGCGCTGGTCGCGCTGTCCTTCGCGGCCCTGGTCACGTCCTATGTCCGCTCGGACTTCTCGGTGGGCAACGTCGTCGCCAATTCCCATTCGACACAACCGCTGATCTATAAATTCACCTCCGTCTGGGGCAACCACGAAGGCTCGCTGCTGCTCTGGGTGCTGATCCTGACGCTGTTCGGGGCGCTTGTCGCATTGTCGCGCCGTTCGCTGCCGCCGCGCTTGCGGGCCGGTGCGCTCGCGGTACAGGGGCTCGTCGCGGCCGCCTTCCTCGCCTTCACCCTGCTGACCTCGAACCCGTTCGAGCGCCTGTCGCCGGTGCCGGCCGATGGGCAGGACCTCAACCCGATCCTGCAGGACCTCGGCCTCGCGATCCATCCGCCGCTGCTCTATGTCGGCTATGTCGGCTTCTCGATCACCTATGCCTTCGCCGTCGCTGCCCTGATCGACGGGCGCATCGACGCGATGTGGGCGCGCGCCGTGCGGCCTTGGACGCTGCTGGCCTGGACCTTCCTGACGCTCGGCATCGCGATGGGCTCCTACTGGGCCTATTACGAGCTCGGCTGGGGCGGCTGGTGGTTCTGGGACCCCGTCGAGAACGCCTCCTTCATGCCCTGGCTTGCCGGCACGGCCCTGGTCCACTCGACCGTGGTGATGGAGAAGCGCGACGCGCTGAAGGTCTGGACGATCCTGCTCGCGATCCTGACCTTCTCGCTCTCTCTGCTCGGCGCCTTCATCGTCCGCTCTGGCGTGCTGACCTCGGTCCATTCCTTCGCCGCCGACCCCTCGCGTGGCCTCTTCATCCTCCTCATCCTGATCTTCTTCGTCGGCGGTTCGCTGGCGCTCTTCGCCTGGCGCGCGCCCCTGCTGCGGCAGGGCGGGCTCTTCGCGCCGGTCTCCCGGGAGAGTGCGCTCGTCGTCAATAACGTCTTCCTGGCGACGGCCTGCGCCACGGTTTTCGTCGGAACGCTCTATCCGCTGCTGCTGGAGGTGGTGACCGGCGACAAGATCTCGGTCGGCCCGCCCTTCTACAACGCGACCTTCGTGCCGGTGATGGTGCCGCTGCTGCTTCTCCTGCCGATCGGCCAGTCGCTGGCCTGGAAGCGCGGCGATCTTCTCGGCGCGGCGCAGCGCAATGCCTTCGCCTTCGGGTTGGCGGTGCTCGCCGCTCTGGCACTGCTCTCCTTTACGCGCGGTGGGCCGGTTCTCGCGCCGCTCGGTGTCGGACTTGGTGTCTTCCTCGTCCTTGGTGCCGGCTTCGAGATCGCCGAGCGGATCGTCACCCGCGCCAGTGGCTGGCGGGCGATGCTGTCGCGGGCGCGTGGCCTGCCGCGTTCGGCCTGGGGCTCGGCTCTCGCCCATGCCGGCATCGGCTTGAGCATCATCGGCATAGCCGCTCAGGCCTGGAGCACCGAGGCGATCACGGTCCTGAAGCCCGGCGAACGCCTGACCAGCGGCCGCTACACGATCACCCTCGAGGCCATGTCGCCGCGCACCGGCCCGAATTTCCGGGCCGAGGTCGCCCGTTTTCAGGTTTTCTCGGGCGATCGCGAACTCGCACCGGTCGAAGCGTCCAAGCGCGTCTACACGGCCCGTTCCATGCCGACGACCGAGGCCGGAATCAGGACGGACGGCTTGAGCCAGGCCTATATCAGCCTCGGCGAGGCGCAGGACGGCGGTGTCGCGGTGCGCCTCTACGACAAGCCGCTGATCCTGCTGATCTGGATCGGCTCGCTGGTCATGGCGCTCGGCGGCGGGCTCTCGCTGACCGACCGGCGCTTCCGCCTCGCAGCCCCCAAGCGTGCCGCTCCTGCAGCGGCCTTTCAGCCGGCAGAGTGA
- the ccmE gene encoding cytochrome c maturation protein CcmE codes for MTLAQPTRPLPVKRRFTRKQRRLTLIAAGGAVLFLAAGLVLFAMRDTIVFFYGPTEISEKGVQPGTRMRLGGLVEAGSVQRNGGQRVTFAVTDGKSTIKVGYDGLLPDLFREGQGVVTEGVFEGAGRFKADSVLAKHDETYMPREVADALKKQGHWQAGSGAGAAPAAAPAKQ; via the coding sequence ATGACGCTTGCCCAGCCGACGCGGCCGCTTCCGGTGAAACGCCGCTTCACCCGCAAGCAGCGCAGGCTGACACTGATCGCCGCGGGCGGCGCGGTGCTCTTCCTCGCGGCCGGTCTCGTCCTCTTCGCGATGCGCGACACCATCGTCTTCTTCTACGGCCCGACCGAGATCTCCGAGAAGGGCGTGCAGCCTGGTACCCGCATGCGGCTTGGCGGGCTGGTCGAGGCCGGCTCGGTCCAGCGCAACGGCGGCCAGCGCGTCACCTTCGCGGTCACCGATGGCAAGAGCACGATCAAGGTCGGTTATGACGGCCTGCTGCCCGATCTCTTCCGGGAAGGGCAGGGCGTCGTCACCGAGGGGGTCTTCGAGGGCGCTGGGCGCTTCAAGGCGGATTCCGTGCTGGCGAAGCATGACGAAACCTATATGCCGCGCGAGGTCGCCGACGCGCTGAAGAAGCAGGGGCATTGGCAGGCGGGCAGCGGCGCGGGTGCTGCTCCCGCTGCCGCGCCGGCAAAGCAGTGA
- the ccmI gene encoding c-type cytochrome biogenesis protein CcmI, protein MMIWAIFAAMTGAAVFALLWPLSHGRAQAFADVSDARSLYRSQLKEIDRDLARKLIGEEEAQAARTEAARRLLRAAGDETGPAGETEPSLRRRRASSALMLSVVPLLALLIYGIYGSPGQPDQPLAARLERAGPQQDFAIVLARMEAHLAANPNDARGWSLLAPIYLRQGRYDEAAKAFAAAVRSGMPDADLYAGLGEARIMEAGGVVTAAAREALAEAVKLDPKSPRARYYLALGKEQDGDGEGAQAALNQLLAEAPADADWTGAVRARLERMQADAGRKAVAALPEAERQQAIKAMVEGLAERLSAGGGTLPEWSRLIRARTVLGDKPAALQALKTARERLAEDKAALAAIDALADELALKEAAP, encoded by the coding sequence ATGATGATTTGGGCCATCTTCGCAGCGATGACGGGAGCGGCGGTTTTCGCCTTGCTCTGGCCGCTCAGCCATGGCCGGGCGCAGGCCTTCGCCGATGTTTCGGATGCCCGCAGCCTCTATCGCTCGCAGCTCAAGGAGATCGACCGCGATCTCGCCCGCAAGCTGATCGGCGAAGAGGAGGCGCAGGCCGCCCGCACCGAGGCCGCCCGCCGCCTTCTGCGCGCGGCCGGCGACGAAACCGGCCCTGCCGGCGAGACAGAGCCTTCGCTGCGTCGCCGCCGGGCGAGCTCCGCCTTGATGCTTTCGGTCGTGCCGCTGCTCGCGCTTCTGATCTACGGCATCTACGGCTCTCCGGGGCAGCCCGACCAGCCGCTGGCGGCACGGTTGGAGAGGGCCGGCCCGCAGCAGGATTTCGCGATCGTGCTGGCGCGCATGGAAGCGCATCTCGCCGCCAATCCGAACGATGCCAGGGGCTGGTCGCTGCTGGCGCCGATCTATCTCCGTCAGGGCCGCTATGACGAGGCTGCGAAGGCCTTCGCTGCCGCGGTCCGTTCCGGAATGCCCGATGCCGATCTCTATGCCGGGCTGGGTGAAGCGCGGATCATGGAAGCCGGCGGCGTCGTTACCGCCGCGGCCCGCGAAGCCTTGGCCGAAGCCGTCAAGCTCGATCCGAAAAGCCCTCGCGCCCGCTATTATCTCGCTCTCGGCAAGGAGCAGGATGGCGATGGCGAAGGCGCGCAGGCCGCGTTGAACCAGCTCCTGGCCGAAGCGCCCGCCGATGCCGACTGGACCGGTGCCGTCCGCGCCCGATTGGAGCGGATGCAGGCCGATGCCGGCCGCAAGGCGGTCGCCGCCCTTCCCGAAGCCGAGCGCCAGCAGGCGATCAAGGCGATGGTCGAAGGCCTTGCCGAGCGCTTGAGCGCAGGCGGCGGCACTTTGCCGGAATGGAGCCGCCTCATCCGGGCCCGTACCGTCCTCGGCGACAAGCCCGCGGCGCTTCAAGCGCTGAAAACGGCGCGCGAGCGGCTGGCCGAGGACAAGGCCGCGCTTGCGGCGATCGACGCTCTCGCCGATGAATTGGCCTTGAAGGAGGCCGCACCATGA